A portion of the Planctomycetota bacterium genome contains these proteins:
- a CDS encoding flagellar FlbD family protein produces the protein MIIVTRLNGQQFVINADKIRFLEQTPDTVICTDGGDKVMVRESLQEVVRKSIDYARMTRRPMTD, from the coding sequence ATGATCATCGTCACCCGTCTCAACGGACAGCAGTTCGTGATCAACGCGGACAAGATTCGTTTTCTCGAACAGACCCCGGACACCGTCATCTGCACCGACGGCGGCGACAAGGTCATGGTCAGGGAAAGCCTGCAGGAAGTGGTTCGCAAGTCCATCGACTATGCACGCATGACACGCCGGCCGATGACGGACTAA
- a CDS encoding flagellar hook-basal body complex protein has translation MALTQTLFTGLSGIDTNQTRLNVVGNNIANVNTVGFKSSRALFKPQFYVTDASGSPPGAEFGGTNPSQRGLGATIATIQKDFSAGSIEPTGKSTDLAIEGNGFFVVEAGGDQLYSRDGSFQLNQNNELVNSSGAFVQGWAADEDGNIVRGALDKLQIPLGGATKARATETVNLKGALNTEGEIASGATILATQNVEVAGATPAPGDALTAVVPAGGGAPLFAVGDVLTLNGQKGDAALGDLTYEITGASTVGDLIEFFEQGLGIATGLPSVGAQTAGAQIEDTGAGAFGRLVVFGNQGEANEIAVSGSGFTSTNPAMSLSFAEDDAFGETTGAIGEGIRTTIPVYDSLGSALLVDVTMTLESTTGGGTTWRYNVESQNDTRYTFTDGDIDAGRFIGTGTVQFDTEGRPIGQTSVNVDVQRVNTGSGTPLSIALDFSQMSAVATESLISSQQDGVPAGTLTTFGIGDNGVITGTFSNGLNENLGQIAIAGFDNPEGLQDEGANMFRTAANSGDPQILAPTEGLAGKIRSGALELSNVDLSGEFINMIISSTGFSAASRVISTSDDLLTELINTTR, from the coding sequence ATGGCACTGACACAAACGCTCTTCACCGGCCTGTCGGGCATCGACACGAACCAGACCCGCCTCAACGTGGTCGGTAACAACATCGCGAACGTCAACACGGTGGGCTTCAAGTCGAGCCGGGCATTGTTCAAGCCGCAGTTCTACGTCACCGACGCGTCCGGCTCGCCCCCGGGCGCGGAGTTCGGCGGAACCAACCCGAGCCAGCGCGGCCTCGGTGCCACGATCGCCACGATTCAGAAGGACTTCTCCGCCGGTTCCATCGAGCCGACCGGTAAGAGCACCGACCTCGCCATCGAGGGCAACGGCTTCTTCGTCGTCGAAGCCGGCGGCGATCAGCTCTACAGCCGTGACGGGTCGTTCCAGCTCAACCAGAACAACGAGTTGGTCAACAGCAGCGGTGCGTTCGTGCAGGGTTGGGCGGCAGACGAGGACGGCAACATCGTCCGAGGTGCGCTCGACAAGCTTCAAATCCCGCTCGGCGGAGCGACCAAGGCCAGAGCGACCGAGACTGTCAACCTCAAGGGCGCACTCAATACCGAAGGCGAGATCGCCAGCGGTGCGACGATCCTCGCGACGCAGAACGTCGAAGTCGCCGGTGCGACGCCAGCGCCCGGTGACGCGCTCACGGCCGTCGTCCCGGCCGGCGGTGGTGCGCCGCTGTTCGCCGTGGGTGATGTCCTGACGCTCAACGGGCAGAAGGGTGACGCGGCACTTGGCGATCTGACTTACGAGATCACCGGTGCCTCGACGGTTGGCGATTTGATCGAGTTCTTCGAACAAGGCCTGGGCATCGCGACCGGCCTGCCGTCGGTGGGCGCGCAGACCGCCGGGGCGCAGATCGAAGACACCGGTGCCGGTGCGTTCGGCCGACTTGTCGTCTTCGGCAACCAGGGCGAAGCCAACGAGATCGCCGTCAGCGGTTCCGGCTTCACCAGCACCAACCCGGCGATGAGCCTGTCGTTCGCGGAAGACGACGCCTTCGGCGAAACCACCGGCGCGATCGGCGAAGGCATCCGCACCACCATCCCCGTGTACGACTCGCTCGGTAGCGCGTTGCTGGTCGATGTCACGATGACGCTCGAATCCACCACCGGCGGCGGTACGACGTGGCGGTACAACGTCGAGTCACAGAACGACACGCGTTACACCTTTACCGATGGCGACATCGATGCGGGCCGATTCATCGGCACCGGCACCGTCCAGTTCGATACCGAGGGGCGTCCCATCGGACAAACGTCGGTCAACGTCGACGTTCAGCGGGTGAATACCGGCTCGGGGACGCCGCTTTCGATCGCGCTCGATTTCTCCCAGATGTCTGCGGTTGCGACCGAGAGCTTGATCTCCAGTCAGCAAGACGGCGTCCCCGCCGGGACGCTCACGACTTTCGGCATCGGTGACAACGGCGTCATCACCGGCACGTTTTCTAACGGCCTGAACGAGAACCTCGGCCAGATCGCCATCGCCGGCTTCGACAACCCCGAAGGCCTGCAGGACGAAGGGGCCAATATGTTCCGTACCGCCGCCAACTCGGGCGATCCACAGATCCTCGCCCCGACCGAAGGCCTCGCCGGCAAGATCCGCTCCGGTGCTCTCGAACTCTCGAACGTCGATCTCTCCGGCGAGTTCATCAACATGATCATCAGTTCCACCGGCTTCTCCGCCGCCAGCCGAGTCATCTCGACAAGCGACGATCTGCTCACGGAACTGATCAACACCACCCGGTAA
- a CDS encoding flagellar hook capping FlgD N-terminal domain-containing protein: MSTIASGLGASAGPTQIQSDSKSLNAEDFIAMMVTQLQNQDPLEPQKNSELLGQMSQIGQLQSQTDLQESLETMVLQQSIGSAGQLIGKTVTGLGDTGEVTGVVNSVRVEDGSVVLELDTGEKLAMENVVEINETRLDTIEPELGFTSGRDDRIRPAGG, from the coding sequence ATGAGCACGATCGCATCCGGCCTCGGCGCATCCGCCGGCCCCACGCAAATCCAGAGCGACTCCAAGAGCCTCAACGCCGAGGACTTCATCGCGATGATGGTGACACAGCTGCAAAATCAAGACCCGCTCGAGCCGCAGAAGAACAGCGAACTGCTTGGGCAGATGTCGCAGATCGGCCAGCTCCAAAGCCAGACCGATTTGCAGGAGTCGCTCGAAACGATGGTGCTCCAGCAGTCGATCGGCTCCGCCGGCCAACTCATCGGCAAGACCGTCACGGGCCTGGGTGACACCGGCGAGGTCACCGGCGTGGTCAACTCCGTTCGCGTCGAGGACGGCAGCGTCGTTCTCGAACTCGACACCGGCGAGAAGCTCGCGATGGAGAACGTCGTTGAGATCAACGAAACACGCCTGGACACGATCGAGCCGGAACTCGGATTTACGTCGGGCCGGGACGATCGCATTCGACCGGCTGGCGGTTAA
- a CDS encoding flagellar hook-length control protein FliK, with protein sequence MIERTTSPVNDIFAPAKPKPSRHGDDALPVRREIEPGRSDKSEPATGEKFAEKLTAAKTEQPADDSTGGTSTAPNPTSDETPRETAEDQPDAATAVAADSSEREGTVAEWVAEFRQLTEPTTDQQKPVADPPVISAAEINVQVVTDSDVPAAELATSSVPVDVNPVGYTDVVTVPLDTIVPASDAPVGDVLTAATAISPAEFAAAQEAIQRAATQVVRETAQVTEVRAALTTATAIAAPLTTATINKRELDADPKRPTVVDQRTGPKSPTTSTVSAEPAGPVEPQPTQPTDRVSPAQLVAAEPAARLEAPIAPTGAQVRAAEATTEIRSAPTQSVPQVVTVDTTAAADLSTADAAPKPAATIKADVSTPVSREQFTAANEPNVVRSVSALVKDNGGEMKIRLDPPSLGNVAVRVKMTAGVAEVSFVTPSGDAAKALGQSLHTLKQSLEAAGVQVDRINVRQAQPTDTQSQTNSDSRGGQEDPAARDQRQNEQQRAREELARRWRNVIYGDEIEQAA encoded by the coding sequence ATGATCGAGCGCACCACGTCTCCCGTGAACGACATCTTCGCCCCGGCCAAGCCCAAGCCATCACGGCACGGCGATGATGCGCTTCCGGTCCGCCGCGAGATTGAGCCGGGGCGGTCCGACAAGTCGGAGCCGGCGACCGGGGAGAAGTTCGCCGAGAAACTGACCGCGGCGAAGACCGAACAGCCTGCTGACGATTCAACGGGCGGGACTTCAACGGCACCCAATCCGACGTCGGACGAGACACCGCGCGAGACCGCGGAGGATCAACCCGACGCCGCAACAGCCGTTGCCGCCGACTCGTCCGAGCGCGAGGGCACCGTGGCCGAATGGGTCGCGGAGTTCCGACAACTCACGGAACCGACGACCGATCAGCAGAAGCCGGTTGCCGATCCGCCCGTGATCTCGGCCGCTGAAATCAACGTGCAGGTTGTTACCGACAGCGACGTGCCTGCCGCCGAACTCGCGACGTCATCCGTGCCGGTCGACGTCAACCCTGTCGGCTACACCGATGTCGTGACGGTGCCGCTCGACACGATCGTCCCAGCTTCCGATGCACCCGTTGGTGACGTGTTGACCGCCGCGACGGCGATCTCGCCCGCAGAGTTCGCCGCCGCCCAGGAAGCGATTCAGCGTGCGGCCACGCAGGTCGTTCGCGAAACCGCCCAGGTCACGGAAGTACGCGCCGCGCTCACCACGGCGACCGCTATTGCCGCGCCGTTGACGACTGCGACGATCAACAAGCGCGAACTCGATGCCGACCCGAAACGCCCGACGGTCGTCGATCAGCGGACCGGGCCGAAGTCTCCGACGACGTCGACCGTAAGCGCCGAGCCGGCGGGACCTGTTGAACCCCAACCGACCCAACCAACCGATCGGGTTTCGCCGGCTCAGCTGGTTGCCGCAGAGCCGGCGGCTCGTCTGGAAGCACCGATCGCACCCACAGGCGCGCAGGTCCGCGCCGCCGAGGCGACCACCGAAATTCGGTCCGCACCGACTCAATCGGTGCCACAAGTCGTGACCGTCGACACCACGGCGGCTGCGGATCTCTCGACGGCCGACGCCGCGCCCAAGCCCGCTGCGACGATCAAGGCGGACGTGTCCACGCCGGTTTCCCGCGAACAGTTCACCGCGGCCAACGAGCCCAATGTTGTTCGCAGCGTTTCGGCGTTGGTGAAAGACAACGGTGGCGAGATGAAAATTCGCCTCGACCCGCCATCACTCGGCAACGTCGCGGTCCGCGTGAAGATGACCGCCGGTGTCGCCGAAGTGTCGTTCGTCACGCCGAGCGGAGATGCGGCTAAGGCGTTGGGTCAGTCGTTGCACACGCTCAAGCAATCGCTCGAAGCTGCCGGTGTGCAGGTCGACCGCATCAACGTCCGACAGGCCCAGCCGACCGACACGCAGAGCCAAACCAACAGCGACTCCCGAGGTGGTCAGGAAGACCCCGCCGCCCGCGACCAACGCCAGAACGAACAGCAGCGCGCCCGCGAAGAACTCGCCCGACGTTGGCGGAACGTGATCTACGGCGACGAAATCGAACAGGCCGCCTAG
- a CDS encoding flagellar FliJ family protein, with amino-acid sequence MARFVFRLEAVLRQREAEHRAALERLGHAQAQVAAIENELRELQRQSDETARWMRDDQMTGPINLQVLATHRRYVNSVASVGRASVQRLAIAKRSADAVALEVAEVAKRLKVIEKLRDRDHEQWLADRKRKQQVADDETATQMSFANREAET; translated from the coding sequence ATGGCCCGGTTTGTCTTTCGACTCGAAGCCGTCCTGCGTCAGCGCGAAGCCGAGCACCGCGCCGCGCTCGAACGTCTCGGCCATGCGCAAGCGCAGGTTGCCGCGATCGAAAACGAACTGCGTGAGCTCCAACGCCAGAGTGATGAGACCGCCCGCTGGATGCGCGACGATCAGATGACAGGCCCGATAAATCTGCAGGTTCTGGCCACGCATCGCCGATACGTTAACAGCGTGGCGTCGGTGGGCCGGGCGTCGGTCCAGCGTCTCGCCATTGCCAAGCGTTCGGCGGACGCCGTCGCACTGGAAGTGGCCGAGGTCGCCAAGCGGTTGAAGGTGATCGAGAAGCTCCGCGACCGTGATCACGAGCAATGGCTCGCCGACCGCAAACGCAAGCAGCAGGTCGCCGACGACGAGACGGCCACGCAAATGAGCTTCGCCAACCGTGAGGCGGAGACCTGA
- a CDS encoding FliI/YscN family ATPase, with protein MPVLPTDAQLDMLGSAIPLGITGRVSRAAGQTLEAEHLPLPIGQLVEIEATSGLQQAEVIGFRDGHTLLMPLSGTAGVAAGDRVSNTKMSPRVRTGSGLLGRVIDGFGKPIDGLGSLPSGDARPLDPPRLNPLIRVPIRKPLATGVRAIDALLTCGRGQRVGLFAGPGVGKSTLMAHVAKHTDADVSVIALIGERGREVADFLHDTLGPEGLKRSVVIVSTGDDTPLLKVRAAKLACAVAEGFRDAGQNVLMLMDSLTRLAHAQRQIGLAAGEPPATRGYPPSVFALLPSILERAGTTQTGTITGFYTVLVEGDDFDEPIADAVKGIADGHFLLSRKLAERGHYPAIDVLQSVSRVRTAVTDPVHRGRAERILQLESMHRDLADLLSVGAYASGQNPEHDLAVAAHDTIQQFLRQVEGDHDDFAAARRKLDMIHAQIENAAAQMRAQQGQAQSPPQQ; from the coding sequence ATGCCCGTTCTCCCCACCGACGCCCAACTGGACATGCTCGGCTCGGCGATTCCGCTCGGCATCACCGGACGCGTGTCACGGGCGGCAGGACAGACTCTTGAAGCCGAGCATCTGCCACTCCCCATCGGCCAACTCGTCGAAATCGAAGCCACCAGCGGCCTACAGCAGGCGGAAGTGATCGGCTTTCGGGACGGACATACGTTGCTGATGCCGCTGTCCGGTACAGCCGGCGTCGCGGCGGGTGATCGGGTCTCCAACACGAAGATGTCGCCGCGCGTTCGCACGGGTTCAGGGCTGCTCGGTCGGGTCATCGACGGCTTCGGCAAGCCGATCGACGGACTCGGTTCGCTACCCTCCGGTGACGCCAGGCCTCTCGACCCACCGCGGCTGAATCCCCTGATTCGTGTGCCGATTCGCAAGCCGCTTGCGACGGGTGTTCGCGCGATCGACGCGCTGCTGACTTGCGGCCGGGGTCAGCGTGTCGGTCTTTTCGCAGGTCCGGGTGTCGGCAAGTCCACGCTCATGGCCCATGTTGCCAAGCACACCGACGCCGACGTGTCGGTCATCGCGCTCATCGGCGAGCGCGGCAGGGAGGTCGCCGACTTCCTTCATGACACGCTCGGCCCCGAAGGTCTGAAGCGGAGCGTCGTGATCGTTTCGACCGGCGATGACACGCCGCTGCTCAAGGTCCGTGCGGCGAAGCTGGCGTGTGCCGTGGCCGAGGGTTTTCGCGATGCCGGGCAGAACGTGCTGATGCTCATGGACTCGCTGACGCGCTTGGCCCATGCCCAACGGCAGATCGGCCTTGCCGCCGGTGAGCCGCCCGCCACGCGTGGCTATCCGCCCAGCGTGTTCGCATTGCTCCCGTCCATTCTCGAACGCGCCGGCACCACGCAGACCGGCACCATCACCGGCTTCTACACCGTGCTGGTCGAGGGCGACGATTTCGACGAACCGATCGCCGACGCCGTGAAGGGTATCGCCGACGGACATTTTCTGCTTAGCCGAAAGCTCGCCGAGCGCGGCCACTACCCGGCCATCGACGTCCTCCAGTCGGTGAGCCGTGTCCGCACCGCCGTGACCGATCCGGTACACCGCGGCCGGGCCGAGCGGATCCTGCAACTCGAGTCGATGCACCGCGATCTGGCCGACCTGCTCAGCGTCGGCGCGTATGCGTCGGGCCAAAATCCCGAGCACGACCTCGCCGTCGCCGCCCACGACACCATCCAGCAGTTCCTGCGGCAAGTCGAGGGCGACCACGATGACTTCGCCGCCGCCCGACGCAAGCTCGACATGATCCACGCCCAGATCGAGAACGCCGCGGCGCAGATGCGTGCCCAGCAAGGTCAGGCACAGTCGCCGCCGCAACAGTGA
- a CDS encoding FliH/SctL family protein: protein MPLLKADNVPTTARVFQMEDVQKQASAIVDAAKQKAATILARADAEAAAMRDEAQEAGYATGLEQGTEDGQVRGHEEGKAEALASHQAQLQQLITTLSAALESVDTHRQALADEAAADVARLAVAVAEKITRRQGSVDPEVLARNITAAARCATGAHDVRLAVAPGQAQLLSGTAFDLELRWPDLKHAKIVEDDTIAPGGCKITAVGCEVDATLDTQLERLAAELLPE from the coding sequence ATGCCGTTGCTCAAGGCCGACAACGTCCCGACCACCGCCCGCGTGTTCCAGATGGAAGACGTGCAGAAGCAAGCGTCGGCGATCGTGGATGCGGCCAAACAGAAAGCGGCGACGATCCTCGCCCGGGCCGACGCCGAAGCGGCGGCCATGCGCGACGAGGCGCAAGAAGCCGGCTACGCAACGGGACTGGAGCAGGGGACCGAAGATGGCCAGGTTCGCGGTCACGAGGAGGGGAAAGCCGAAGCGCTCGCCAGCCATCAAGCCCAACTCCAACAGCTCATCACCACGCTCTCCGCTGCGCTCGAATCCGTCGACACACACCGCCAGGCATTGGCCGACGAAGCCGCCGCGGACGTCGCTCGGCTGGCCGTCGCGGTTGCTGAGAAAATCACCCGGCGCCAGGGTTCGGTCGATCCCGAAGTGCTCGCACGGAACATCACCGCTGCCGCCCGTTGTGCGACCGGTGCACACGACGTTCGCCTCGCAGTCGCCCCCGGACAGGCACAGTTGCTCTCGGGTACCGCGTTCGACCTCGAACTTCGCTGGCCCGACCTGAAGCATGCCAAGATCGTTGAGGACGACACCATCGCTCCCGGCGGCTGCAAGATCACCGCAGTCGGCTGCGAAGTCGATGCGACTCTCGATACCCAGCTCGAGCGCCTCGCTGCCGAACTACTGCCGGAATAG
- the fliG gene encoding flagellar motor switch protein FliG: MATATSQLSGTRKAAILLLTLNQDAAAQVLKILPPGAVEEVSREIASLGDIPVGERRDVFGEFYQLALANNMVGGGLDYAKQLLSKSLSQEEADKMIRAVTEQVQTTPFSFLQKADSANILTFIQEEHPQTIALILAFLPPAKASEVLVGLGPQKQVEVVKRVANMEQTNPEVIEEVERGLQHRLSDIVSDSSEKTGGVENVAEMLNLADRTTEKGIMEGLEAEDPDLVESIRRLMFVFEDILLVNDKGIQSVLKEVDNETLGLALKTASDELKDKIFKNMSDRAAKLIQEDMQYMGPVRVSDVEAAQQKIVDIVRRLEDTGEIVISGRGGEKEMVV, from the coding sequence ATGGCGACAGCGACTTCCCAACTCAGCGGTACCCGCAAGGCCGCCATTCTGTTGCTCACGCTCAATCAGGACGCCGCCGCTCAGGTGCTCAAGATCCTCCCGCCCGGCGCGGTCGAGGAAGTCTCCCGCGAGATCGCCAGCCTCGGCGACATTCCCGTTGGCGAACGCCGCGATGTTTTCGGTGAGTTCTACCAACTCGCGCTGGCGAACAACATGGTCGGCGGTGGTCTCGACTACGCCAAGCAACTGCTCAGCAAGTCGTTGAGTCAGGAAGAAGCGGACAAGATGATCCGCGCCGTTACTGAACAGGTGCAAACGACGCCGTTCAGTTTTCTGCAGAAGGCCGATAGCGCGAACATCCTGACGTTCATTCAGGAAGAGCACCCACAGACGATCGCGCTGATCCTCGCGTTCCTCCCGCCGGCCAAGGCCTCGGAAGTGCTCGTGGGCCTCGGTCCGCAGAAGCAGGTCGAGGTCGTCAAGCGCGTGGCCAACATGGAGCAGACCAACCCCGAGGTCATCGAGGAAGTCGAGCGCGGCCTGCAGCACCGGCTCTCCGATATCGTCTCTGATTCCTCTGAAAAAACAGGCGGCGTCGAGAACGTCGCGGAGATGCTCAACCTCGCCGACCGCACGACGGAGAAGGGCATCATGGAAGGCCTCGAAGCAGAAGACCCGGACCTCGTCGAGTCCATCCGGCGACTCATGTTCGTCTTCGAGGACATCCTACTCGTCAACGACAAGGGCATTCAGTCCGTCCTCAAGGAGGTCGACAACGAAACGCTCGGCCTCGCGCTCAAGACAGCTTCCGACGAGCTCAAGGACAAGATCTTCAAGAACATGTCCGACCGCGCCGCCAAGCTCATCCAGGAGGACATGCAATACATGGGCCCGGTGCGCGTCAGCGACGTCGAAGCGGCCCAGCAGAAGATCGTCGACATCGTTCGCCGCCTCGAAGACACTGGCGAGATCGTCATCTCCGGCCGCGGTGGCGAGAAGGAAATGGTGGTGTAG